A single genomic interval of Vanessa atalanta chromosome 12, ilVanAtal1.2, whole genome shotgun sequence harbors:
- the LOC125067623 gene encoding small conductance calcium-activated potassium channel protein isoform X10: protein MIVCFVAELSSFQLRKPVSTLSIPGAMKAYSGRDAAAEEAGVALVGVHSEYPRYGEERALGGGTYKGGGTAKHKPNIGYRLGRRKALFEKRKRISDYALVMGMFGIIIMVIENELSSAGVYTKASIYSQALKTLISMSTVILLGLIVAYHALEVQLFMIDNCADDWRIAMTWQRIAQIALELAICAVHPIPGQYTFTWTTKLANKGGVIGVEVDTIYKQIQVPYDVTLSLPMFFRLYLICRVMLLHSKLFTDASSRSIGALNRINFNTRFVLKTLMTICPGTVLLVFMVSLWIIASWTLRQCERFHDEEHANLLNAMWLIAITFLSVGFGDIVPNTYCGRGIAVSTGIMGAGCTALLVTVASRKLELTRAEKHVHNFMMETQLTKKLKNAAANVLRETWLIYKHTRLVKRVHPGRVRTHQRKFLLAIYALRKVKMDQRKLMDNANTITDMAKDPFLLQTQNTVYEIVSDMSTRQDTIEERLTSLEEKLTTLQEQVNNLPDVMARCLQQCWERAEQRRNFLHPDTAAVPTPPASSISPYSRTLATSTHPWPQSPVLQPAARTHSAPESATSPSTAPQTSSPAPHSSRPPLPS from the exons CTGCGGAAACCGGTGTCGACGCTCTCAATCCCCGGCGCTATGAAGGCGTATTCCGGGAGGGACGCGGCGGCTGAGGAGGCCGGAGTTGCGCTAGTCGGCGTTCACAGCGAGTACCCGCGTTACGGCGAAGAGAGGGCGCTCGGCGGTGGCACATATAAGGGAGGGGGGACAGCCAAGCACAAACCTAACATAGGATATAG ATTAGGTAGAAGAAAGgcgttatttgaaaaaagaaaacgaaTAAGTGACTACGCGCTAGTTATGGGGATGTTTGGTATAATTATCATGGTAATAGAAAATGAATTATCTAGTGCCGGAGTATACACAAAG GCATCAATATATTCACAAGCGTTGAAGACGCTAATATCAATGTCAACTGTGATCTTACTCGGCCTAATCGTGGCTTATCACGCTTTAGAAGTACAG ttaTTTATGATAGACAACTGCGCCGATGACTGGCGGATAGCTATGACGTGGCAACGGATTGCACAGATCGCCCTCGAGCTAGCTATATGCGCAGTTCATCCCATCCCAGGACAGTACACCTTCACTTGGACCACAAAATTGGCTAATAAAGGAGGCGTAATAGGTGTTGAagta GACACAATATATAAGCAAATTCAG GTTCCGTATGACGTAACTCTTTCCCTTCCAATGTTCTTTCGTCTGTATCTAATATGCAGGGTTATGCTGCTACATAGCAAGCTATTTACAGATGCTTCGTCTAGAAGTATAGGAGCTTTGaacagaattaattttaatactag aTTCGTATTAAAAACTCTCATGACTATATGTCCTGGAACcgttttacttgtttttatgGTATCACTTTGGATAATCGCAAGCTGGACTTTAAGGCAATGTGAAAG gtTTCACGATGAAGAACATGCTAACCTACTCAATGCGATGTGGCTTATTGCGATTACATTTCTCTCCGTCGGTTTTGGTGACATTGTGCCAAACACATATTGCGGCAGAGGTATCGCCGTAAGCACCGGCATTATG GGGGCGGGATGTACAGCATTATTAGTGACCGTTGCGTCGAGAAAATTAGAATTAACTAGAGCGGAGAAGCACGTTCATAACTTCATGATGGAAACACAACTCACGAAAAAG CTGAAAAATGCAGCAGCCAATGTTTTAAGAGAAACTTGgttaatatacaaacatacgaGACTCGTGAAAAGAGTTCATCCGGGTCGTGTGAGAACACATCAAAGAAAATTCTTGTTAGCAATTTATGC tttACGAAAGGTTAAAATGGATCAGAGAAAACTAATGGATAACGCCAACACGATAACAGACATGGCAAAG GACCCCTTTCTTTTGCAGACTCAAAATACGGTGTACGAGATTGTATCGGATATGAGTACAAGGCAAGACACTATCGAAGAGAGATTAACTAGCTTAGAAGAAAAACTGACTACGTTacaa GAGCAAGTGAACAATTTACCAGATGTCATGGCGCGGTGTCTACAGCAATGCTGGGAACGGGCTGAACAGAGAAGGAACTTTCTTCACCCTGACACAGCTGCCGTCCCTACTCCACCTGCATCTTCTATATCTCCTTATTCGAG aacATTAGCGACTTCAACGCATCCATGGCCGCAGAGTCCTGTTTTGCAACCGGCAGCGCGGACACACTCTGCCCCCGAGAGTGCAACATCTCCCTCTACTGCCCCACAAACTTCAAGCCCAGCTCCACATTCCTCACGGCCGCCTCTACCCAGCTGA